AACGCAAGGAATGCAGAGATCAGCCCAGTGCCAGTACTGGTGAAAAACGGCATGGCGTAACTCCCCATGTGGTCGTACATCACGCCACCCATAAGCCCGCCAGAGCCCATGCCAACCGCGGCGATCATAAAGAACACCCCAAGAATTGCCCCGATCGAACGCGTCCCGAAATACTCACGGAAGAGCATGGCATAGACCGGCATGGGACCGCCGTAGCCAAGGCCGAACATGACAGCCCACATGAAAAAAGTCGGGACCGCGTGAGCGTTGATAAAGATCGGAATCACCACTGCCTGGAGCGTGAGGAAGATCGCCATGGTCCATTTGCCACCGATACGATCCGCGAGCATGCCACACATAATCTTTCCCACCATACCGGAGATCGCCATCACGGCGGCCACCTGTGAGGCAGTCGTCGCTTGCAGGCCAACGTCAGTCATGTGGTTGAAACCGTGCAAGAGGATACAGGAGTGACAGATGCAACACCCTAACACCATGATGTTCAGCGTCCAGAATGCGCGTGTGCGCATCGCTTCGCTCAAAGAGAGGTGGACTTGCGGCATCACAGCCAGTCGTTGTCCGTTTCCCCCCTGGATGGTTCCAGCAGCTCCTTCTTCATGATCGCGCATCAATAAGGCCAGTGGAATGATGAGGAGCGCACCGATGCCGAGCCAGAGATAGGCGCCACGCCAGTCAGTTTGTGACAGGAGATAGACCGTCAATGGCGCGAAGACGGCAGGACCAACATTCTGTGACTGTGCGATCGCCAACGCCAGACCTTGGTTGCGGGTGAACCATTTGGTGATGAGTGCCGTCAGTGGCACGGCGGCGGCGGAACGTCCGATCGCCATGACCACGCCAAAGGCGAAATAGAGATGCACGAGTGATTGAATCTGGCTCATCAGCAAGGTGCCGATGATGAAAAGAATACCACCAACAATCAACAAGCGACGTGAACCAAAGCGGTCGCTCAACGTACCACAGACAAGATTGCCTAACCCAAAGCAGATCCAGTTAATCATTGAGGCGACAGAGATCGTATCGCGGCCCCACTGAAATTGCTCAGCCAGCGGCTTAAACATGACGCCAAAGGCATCAACAATGCCGAACATAATCAGACTGAGAAACAATCCGGCAAAGACAATCATCCAGCCATAGAAGAACTTCGGTTGCGGCTGCTCCATCGATCCTCCCTCATTTGTGCGCGTGGCATAAGAACCGACCAGGCCAAATTTGAGACAGTAGATACTGAGACGGGGGGTGAGTCAAGGGAAAAGCTTGGAAAACAATGCAAAATGAAGAACGAAAAATGAAAAATTGGGAAAACAAAAGGGACAGACCTCAGAAACGTGTGCGTTGTCTTGGTAATTTTTAGTTTTTCATCCTTAATTCTTCATTTCCTAGAGTTCCCTCCCCATCTTCTCCCCCTCATAAATCACTGCCTCTAGCTTGCGGGGGGCGACGGCGTCACCAATACGGTAGAGTTCTTTTTTAAAGCTATGGCGGAGTTCTTGAAACAGGGCATTGTTGGGACTCCGCATCATGGCGATGACGACGGTATCGACTTCGAGCGTTCGTCGTTCACCACCCCAAATGTCGTAGATTTCTACACTGCGCCCTTCAATCTTCTCGACAAATTGTTGGGCAGTGAGTCTGACCCCTGCAGCTTTGAGGCGCGGAAAGAGATGGGGCATTTCGAGTGTCTTTAATGTGTCCTCACCGACGAACAGGTGTGGAGTGACGACTTCGACTTGTACCCCCGCTTTGGCCAAGACCTCGGACAATCCGAGAGCTAAATAACTATCGGTCTCGTCGATAATGAGGACTCGCGTACCGAGCGAGCGAGGGTCCGTCAGTGCCCGCCGGGTTGCGTTGGCGACATCAACCACATGCTGATGCTCTACTCCAGGGATCGAGTCGCGCTCTGGGCGATAGGGACTGTAGCCGGTACGGTCATAACTCGACCCTGTCGCGCACACAATCACGTCGGGCTTTTCTTGGAGCAACATCGTCGTCGTGACTGTCGTTCCGAGTCGAACCTCAATTCCAGCTTTGGCGAGTGGCCGCGTGAGGTTATCGATCGCACCTTGCCAGCCCTGGCGTGTCGGCAAACGTTTGAGCAAGTTGAGGTGGCCCCCGAGTTCGTGCGACTGTTCATACAGGGTGACTGTATGTCCCCGTTTTGCTGCAATTGCGGCACACTTCAACCCCGCTGGGCCACCGCCGACGATAAGAACTTTGCGCCTCTCCTCAGGAGAAACCGCTTCAAGCGTCCCGTCCCCCCAATACTGCTCTCGTCCCATCGTAGGATTCAGGACGCAGGTCACATCGACATTGTCGATCAAGCGACTCACACACACATTGGCACCGACACAGCGAGTGACTTCATCTTCGCGTCCTTCACGGCTTTTGTTGACAATGAACGGATCGGCCATGTGCGCGCGCGTCATTGCCACCATATCCGCCGCGCCCTCAGCCAGGAGCTGGTCAGCCTTACGGACATCGAGTATCCGACCAACGATAAAGACCTTGGCGCGATCACCGACAACCGCCTTTGCTCGTTTGCCGAAGGAGGCCATGAATCCCTCTTCGACACTACCCATCGGGGCGACAGCCACGTGGAGTGCATGGTAGCCGCCCCCGGAAATGTTGAAGAAGTCGAAGTAGCCACTGGCGGCGAGAATCTCTAATTGTTCCTTGGTTTGTTCTGGCGTGATGCCGCAATCGCCGAGAAACTCGTCAAATGACAAGCGTACGCCGACAGTGTAATCGTTGCCAACCTGGCGACGTATTTCCTTACCGATCTCAAGCACGATCTGACAGCGATTGCGGACTGACCCACCGTAGCGATCGGTGCGTTTGTTAAAGGCTGGACTCAAAAATTCACCGATGAGCTGGCTATGCGCGGCATGGACTTCAACACCATCCATGCCCGCGAGTTTGGCATTGCGTGCTGAAAGGCCAAAGTGTGCAACCATTTGATCGATGTGCACTTGCTCCATCGCCAGCGGAGTCTCGTTGTAGATCGCAGATGGAATACGGGATGCCGCCCACAGTGGACGCCAGCGGTCGATGTACATCGTTCCTTTGCCCTGCGCCCCACTGGCGAAGAGCTGAACAAACTGTTTGCAACCAAACTCATGTACGGCATTCGCCAGTTTCTCGTACTGTGGGATCACACGTGGGTCCCAGGCGATACAGCCAGCATGATAATTCATCCCTGCCTGGTGCACTGCTTGTTGTTCTAAAGTGAGCAGTGCTGCCCCACCTTTGGCACGTTCGCGATAGTAGGCGATATGACGGTCACTGATCAGTTCGTCTTTGCCATACAACTGCGTGTGACCTGTCACCATGATGCGGTGCTTAACCGTGGTGGTGCCGATGGTTAGTGGGGTCCAGACGTGTTTTAGATCGGGCACGGCATTCTCCTCGCTACAGATTGTGTAGGACTCAGTCAAGAAAGTTTTGTGGGATAGCCAGAGAACGTCATTCCCGCGAAGGCGGGAATCCAGGGAGGTTAACGTGCGGTTCCTGCTTGAGGTTCCTGGATGCCCGCCTTCGCGGGCATGACGACAATCTCCTCCGCAGCATTAAGTTGACCAACTAGTGGCCATCCTTTTTTCTGTTTCACTCCGGCAACATCGCCACACACTTAATCTCCACCATCAACCCCGGCATCGCCAGTGCTGTCGTGCCGATTCCAGTCCACGCGGGCAATCTATCTGGATTGGTGAAATAGCGATCCTTCACTTTCATGAACAACTGCAGGTCACGCATATCGGTGTGGTAAGTAATCATATCAACGACATCATCGAACGTGGCGCCTGCGGCGATGAGCACTTTCTTGACATTCTCAAAGGCCTGGACAAACTGCGCCTCGGTTCCTTCAACGACTTTGAGGTTCTCGTCACGGCCAACCTGTCCGGCAATGTACAACATGTGACCAGCTTTCACTCCCGGTGAATAACGAAAACGTTCATGAATGTTCTGCATCTCTTTCGGAACAATGGATTGACGTTTCGGCATGGGCTCCTCCTTCATTGTTGCGCTGTGTGGCATGTATCAAACCGCGCCCAGCTTTTCTACTTGTCTTTTCTGTCGAGGTTGCAGTACAGTACGCCACAAAGGAGGGCTGGTTATGATTCCACGAAGCATGTCGCATGTTGCATTCTGTGTGACGGACTTTGATCGTTCGTTACATTTCTATCGCGATCTCTTGGGTTTTCAGGTTGCGCAGGAAGGAACCGAGGGCGAAATCACTGAGCAGCAGAAAGGCATCTACGAACGACTCGACCGCAAATTTCGCTTTGTGACTTTACGGTACGGTCAGTCAAACACTACACCGTTTGGCATGAACGAAGACGCCCCGATTGTGGTGTTGATCGCACCGCTCAACGGTGCGCCGACTGGGAAGAGCATTAAAGTCGATCAGATCGGCATTTCCCATGTCGGCTTTTGGGTCAAAGGACTTGATTCAGTCTACGAAGACCTAAAGGGCAAAGGCGTGAAGTTTATCGCTCCGCCGCATGTGTTAGGCAAAACGAAAGCCGGAACCATTCGTAGTGCGTTCGTAGAGGATCCCGATGGGATTCTCATCCAGATTGATGAGATGGTGCCCGCGGAGAAATAGGTTATAGGCTTCAGGGATCTGCGGTGCTTTTCCCTGTGGCCTATCGCCTGTCCGAGGTATTCACCGCCTCGCGGATATCTTCGATGCACATCTGCACCCGATCGAGATGCGTGCGGAATGATAGGACGCAAATACGAATCACGAAGTTGCCGTTCAGCGTCGTGGCACTGAGATGCACGCGGTTGCGGGCGTTAATCTGTTGCAATACCTGCTTGCTCAGTTGATTGAGCGCTTCGTTATCCAAGCCAGGACGGACAAGGCGAAACGCCACAATCGACAGTTGTGGTTCAGCGACGATTTCGATGCCAGGAATCTTGCGCAATTCTTCTGTGGCCCATTGGGTCAACTGCAACTTCTCTTCCAGGTTGCGACGGAACGGCGTAATGCCATGCATCTTGATTGGCAGCCACACCCGCAGGCCGCGGACCTCGCGTGAAAGTTCTGGTGACATCTGGGAGAAATCTACCAAATCTCCCTCATCTTCGACCGACGGTAGATACGCGGCTGAGACGCCATGCGCACGTTTCAAGGCAGCCCCATCTTTCACTAACAGTGAACCCGTCCCATAGGGTAAGAAGAGCCCTTTGTGCGGATCAAGCGTGACCGAATCGGCTTGCTCGATTCCCCTCATTGCTGCGCGACCATGTTCTGTGAGGAGAAAGCAACCGCCGTATGCTGCATCGACGTGCAGCCACAGTCGCCCATGATGAGCGATATGCGCTAACGCTTGCAGGTCGTCGATCGCTCCGGTGTTGGTCGTCCCCGCATTCCCAACGATCATGAACGGCAACTGCTCGGCTTCTCGGTCTTCAATAATGCGTTGTTCGAGCAGATCGAGGCGCATACGAAAGCGTTCGTCCGAGGGAATCGAGCGAACATTGTCTGGTGGAAACCCTGCAAGCAACGCAGCTTTCTGCACCGAATGATGCGTTTGATCGGATACATAGATCGTTCCGGCAAGAAAATTTTCCGGTAATCGTTCTCGCCGTGCTGTCACCACGGCAGAAAAATTGGCTAACGATCCACCGGTCGTCAGCAACCCTTTCGCTGTAGATGGATAACCAACAATATCGCAAAACCAACGTAAGACGGTTGCTTCAATTTGTGCGAGACCTGGAGCGGCAAGCCAAATGCCCATGTAGCGGTTCACGGCGTTGGTAATCAGTTCAGCAACTGCTGAGTGAAACAGTCCGCCGCCGGGAATGTAGCCTAAATATCCTGGCCCAGCCGTGGTGAAGCTGGTCGGAATGGCCTGCTGAAAGAGCAACTCCAAGAGCTGAGGAAACGCTTGTCCCTGTTCTGGTAGCGGTTCCACGAAGAGCTGCGCAACGTCTCTTCCCTGGTCGATGTTGATGGCTGGTTGTTGTGGCAGTGACTCGATGTGAGGAACGATGTACGCCATCGCTTGTGTGACGAGGTGTCGCATCTCGTCTGGGGTAAGCTCTAAGGTGAGGTCGGGGTTCTCCATACTCACACCTCATCATTTTCGTTGTGACGTTGCCGGAGCCTTTTTCTTCGACAGTCCCGTATGAATTGCTTCAATCCACATATCAGCTTTAATGAATCCTGCGCCAAACGGTTTCCATTCAGCAGAAAATCCTTCAGCTTTGATAGCATCAAGACTTTTGCCTGCGGCCATTTGCTTACGTACGGAGTCAATCGTTGCGAGCAGCATGCGGTGATAGGCTTTCAGGTCGTCGTACGTTGAGAGTGGGCCATGCCCAGGAATGACCTTCGTATCGGGCGAAATTTGCGCCAACACAGTTTCCACGTTCTTCGCAAACCCCTCGACATCACCACCACTGCCCCAATCGATGAACGGAAAGCCGCCAGCAATGAATTGATCGCCCATATGGACCACTTTTGAGCCGGTGAAAAAGACAACACTGTCACCATCAGTGTGACCTGGGAACATATGAAAGACTTTAATTTCCTCGCCATTGAAATGAATGGAAAGCGACTGATCAAACGTAATGACCGGCCAGGCTTCTTTGGGCTCTGCTGGAAATGCCCGGCCCATGAGCGTCTGATCTGTGGTGAGCCGTTTCCGCACATTTGTATGGGCAATAATTGGTGCTTCCCGCCCAAACACCTTGTTGCCATCAACATGGTCATAATGCCAATGGGTGTTGAGCACGAACTTCAACGGGCCGCCACCGGCTTCTTTCAGTGCAGCGCGGATCTTATCTGCAAGCGGAACAAACTGATCATCGACGATCAAAATGCCATCTGGGCCGACTGACGCTCCGATATTGCCGCTACCTGGGTCGGCTTGCAACATGTATACGTTGCCATTGACTTTGCTGCCTTTGACATCGATTTTCGAGAAATCTTGTTGTTGTGCATGAGCGACGGATCCGATCGACAGCCACAACGTGAGCACGAGCCAAATACACTGCATACGTCCCTCCCCGATAAACGTTGCGTTCGCTCTATCACGGGTGGTGGGGTTTTGTTAGACACCCCATGTCCTGCCAGAGTTGACCTTATCAGGCCACTTTACTATGTTCGCCGGACTACACGAGAGGAGCCCCACACCATGGTCGGTGTTCCAGGAACAGAGGAACGGGTTGCGTTGGCCGAGGTCGAAGAACGGCTACGCCGTGTGCGCTCGCGCATCAATTGGTATGGCCTGCAACGGAACTTCTACATCTCTGGGACGATCATTGCGCTTGGCGTTGCACTATTGATTGTCTGCGCATTCTCTCTGCCGCCACTCTGGTTTACTGTCTTCTCCTGGCCAGTTCTGTTGGCGTTAGTCTTTGCGTTGTTGTTTTTTCTGCGACGGACAGTCAGTGAGTGG
This Deltaproteobacteria bacterium DNA region includes the following protein-coding sequences:
- a CDS encoding VOC family protein codes for the protein MGSSFIVALCGMYQTAPSFSTCLFCRGCSTVRHKGGLVMIPRSMSHVAFCVTDFDRSLHFYRDLLGFQVAQEGTEGEITEQQKGIYERLDRKFRFVTLRYGQSNTTPFGMNEDAPIVVLIAPLNGAPTGKSIKVDQIGISHVGFWVKGLDSVYEDLKGKGVKFIAPPHVLGKTKAGTIRSAFVEDPDGILIQIDEMVPAEK
- a CDS encoding aminotransferase class V-fold PLP-dependent enzyme, which gives rise to MENPDLTLELTPDEMRHLVTQAMAYIVPHIESLPQQPAINIDQGRDVAQLFVEPLPEQGQAFPQLLELLFQQAIPTSFTTAGPGYLGYIPGGGLFHSAVAELITNAVNRYMGIWLAAPGLAQIEATVLRWFCDIVGYPSTAKGLLTTGGSLANFSAVVTARRERLPENFLAGTIYVSDQTHHSVQKAALLAGFPPDNVRSIPSDERFRMRLDLLEQRIIEDREAEQLPFMIVGNAGTTNTGAIDDLQALAHIAHHGRLWLHVDAAYGGCFLLTEHGRAAMRGIEQADSVTLDPHKGLFLPYGTGSLLVKDGAALKRAHGVSAAYLPSVEDEGDLVDFSQMSPELSREVRGLRVWLPIKMHGITPFRRNLEEKLQLTQWATEELRKIPGIEIVAEPQLSIVAFRLVRPGLDNEALNQLSKQVLQQINARNRVHLSATTLNGNFVIRICVLSFRTHLDRVQMCIEDIREAVNTSDRR
- a CDS encoding FAD-dependent oxidoreductase → MPDLKHVWTPLTIGTTTVKHRIMVTGHTQLYGKDELISDRHIAYYRERAKGGAALLTLEQQAVHQAGMNYHAGCIAWDPRVIPQYEKLANAVHEFGCKQFVQLFASGAQGKGTMYIDRWRPLWAASRIPSAIYNETPLAMEQVHIDQMVAHFGLSARNAKLAGMDGVEVHAAHSQLIGEFLSPAFNKRTDRYGGSVRNRCQIVLEIGKEIRRQVGNDYTVGVRLSFDEFLGDCGITPEQTKEQLEILAASGYFDFFNISGGGYHALHVAVAPMGSVEEGFMASFGKRAKAVVGDRAKVFIVGRILDVRKADQLLAEGAADMVAMTRAHMADPFIVNKSREGREDEVTRCVGANVCVSRLIDNVDVTCVLNPTMGREQYWGDGTLEAVSPEERRKVLIVGGGPAGLKCAAIAAKRGHTVTLYEQSHELGGHLNLLKRLPTRQGWQGAIDNLTRPLAKAGIEVRLGTTVTTTMLLQEKPDVIVCATGSSYDRTGYSPYRPERDSIPGVEHQHVVDVANATRRALTDPRSLGTRVLIIDETDSYLALGLSEVLAKAGVQVEVVTPHLFVGEDTLKTLEMPHLFPRLKAAGVRLTAQQFVEKIEGRSVEIYDIWGGERRTLEVDTVVIAMMRSPNNALFQELRHSFKKELYRIGDAVAPRKLEAVIYEGEKMGREL
- a CDS encoding MBL fold metallo-hydrolase; its protein translation is MQCIWLVLTLWLSIGSVAHAQQQDFSKIDVKGSKVNGNVYMLQADPGSGNIGASVGPDGILIVDDQFVPLADKIRAALKEAGGGPLKFVLNTHWHYDHVDGNKVFGREAPIIAHTNVRKRLTTDQTLMGRAFPAEPKEAWPVITFDQSLSIHFNGEEIKVFHMFPGHTDGDSVVFFTGSKVVHMGDQFIAGGFPFIDWGSGGDVEGFAKNVETVLAQISPDTKVIPGHGPLSTYDDLKAYHRMLLATIDSVRKQMAAGKSLDAIKAEGFSAEWKPFGAGFIKADMWIEAIHTGLSKKKAPATSQRK
- a CDS encoding RidA family protein translates to MPKRQSIVPKEMQNIHERFRYSPGVKAGHMLYIAGQVGRDENLKVVEGTEAQFVQAFENVKKVLIAAGATFDDVVDMITYHTDMRDLQLFMKVKDRYFTNPDRLPAWTGIGTTALAMPGLMVEIKCVAMLPE
- a CDS encoding MFS transporter; the encoded protein is MEQPQPKFFYGWMIVFAGLFLSLIMFGIVDAFGVMFKPLAEQFQWGRDTISVASMINWICFGLGNLVCGTLSDRFGSRRLLIVGGILFIIGTLLMSQIQSLVHLYFAFGVVMAIGRSAAAVPLTALITKWFTRNQGLALAIAQSQNVGPAVFAPLTVYLLSQTDWRGAYLWLGIGALLIIPLALLMRDHEEGAAGTIQGGNGQRLAVMPQVHLSLSEAMRTRAFWTLNIMVLGCCICHSCILLHGFNHMTDVGLQATTASQVAAVMAISGMVGKIMCGMLADRIGGKWTMAIFLTLQAVVIPIFINAHAVPTFFMWAVMFGLGYGGPMPVYAMLFREYFGTRSIGAILGVFFMIAAVGMGSGGLMGGVMYDHMGSYAMPFFTSTGTGLISAFLALTLPSVKKREQEVAAPQVVLQAS